The stretch of DNA GACGTACACGAACTCCCTGCCGTAGTAGCGCTCCGAGGGCACCTGCTTCACAACGTCGCCGGGTATGAAGACCTCTAGCCAGGAGGTTGCCATAGGGTCGAAGATGAGTAGCAGGCCCTCCTTGCCGTCCTCCTGCATGGGCTTGTAGGTCTTGGGGTCAAGGAGCAGCACCTCCTGCAACGGGTGAGGGATCTTGTGCATGACGCCGTGCTTGTCGAGCAGGGCCGTTAGCGTCTCGGTCATTCCCAGGACGTCCATGAACGGCACCTCAACCTCATCCCCGGTGTCCGGGTGGCGGGCCTTGAAGACCTTCCTGGCCTCCCTGACGATGGCGTCGTAGTCGGGCACCTGGAAGCCCTTCGAGCCTCCCCCCGTAACGACGACCCCGCCCCTCCCCAGGTCGACTGGAGGGGCGCCGGCGAGGATCTTCGAGACTAGGCGCTTAGCTAGGCTCATGGAGGCGAACTGCTGAGTTAGGAGGTGCACGCCGGCCGGCGCTGAGAAGAACAGCTTGGGCTCGTCCCTGCTCTTCACGAACTCCAGGATCCTCTTCGTGTTCGGGACGAGCCTCTTCCACATCGGGCCTGAGCCCTGGTCGCCGACGAGGTCCATGCCGTAGAGGAGCCGTATGCCTTTGTACTGGAGCGCCAGGTCCACGAAGGCGACGAAGTTGAGGTGGTTTTTCAGCTCCTCAGCGGCCAGGAAGAGGGCTAGACCCTTCCCGCGCTCGAGCTCCCTCCCGTACACGTACTCGAACAGGTTGGCGTTCGCGACGGTCATCATCAGCAGCTCCAGGGGGCTCCTGTAGATCCTCACCGGCTCCTTGCCGCTCGTCCCGCTCGAGCGGAAGGTGAAGCCGCCCGGGTCGTGGTCGGGTATGAGAAAAGTCTTGAAGCCGTCGCCCCTCAGGAGGTCTGAGGGAACCGCCAGCTTGGCTAGGTCCTCGGTTTCGGCTGCGCTGGGTTCTATGCCCTGCGACTGGAAGAGCTTCTCGTAGAACTCGCTGTGCCTTGCGAAGAAGTCGAGGGAGCTTCTGAGGAGGTCCCTGCGGAGCTTAGCCAGGTAGTCGGGGCTCTTCTCGAAGAGGGACCTGTCCTGCGAGAGCTCCAAGAGGCGTTTAACGTGAGGGTCTTTCAGCAACCTGCTCTGCTCGGCCCGCGCCTTAATCTCCTCATAGGAGGGTAGAGACTCCATAGTGCCTTTATCATGCGTTACGTTCAATTAAGTTTTGTTTTTCGACGATTGCATATACAAGGGTGCAGCGACCTCGCTGAGCGTCGAGTAGACCTTAGGCCTGTGGGTCGTAGCCAGGGTTCGTAAAGCAAGACACGGGGGTGCACGGCGGGGCGCGAGGATTCAGGTTTCTGATTCGAAGTTCCCTTAAATCGAAGCCATGTAAAGCTGAAGGGCTGAGGCGTAGCGAGGAGTCACCGGCCTAGGACCTCCGCGACGAGCGTGCTCACCCGCTCGACGAGCTCCTCGAGGGTGTACTTCTTCCTGACGAGCGTGTAGTGGTAGTTGTTCTCCCAGATCCCCCTAGCTCTGGGCGAGAGGAGGCTGTCCAGGTTCCGCTTCACCGGGGAAGCGTCCAGGGGGCCCGCGTGCCTCCTTACGCTCTCCTTGTCCGCGTAAGCTAGGAGGCGCAGATCTAGCATTGCTTTGAGGACGTCGTGAAGGTTGTACTCGAGGTCGGGGCCAAAGTCCCATGCGACCTTGAAGGTGATCTTCGACGCTAGCTGGTACTCGAGCTTCGTGACCCAAGCCCTTACGGCTGTGCCGAACGCGTCCTCGAGCGTGGCCTCCTCCCGGGGCATCTCGCCTGGGTCGAGGGAGACCTCGAGCCTGACGTAGTCGATCCTGGGGTCCCTCACGCCCAGCTCCTCCTCGAAGACGCCCCGGAGACCCTCTATGAGGTTGAAGTCCTGTATGCCGAGGAACTCGTGGAAGGGTCTGCCGTCGTACCTAGTTATGACGGGCACGCGGAGGGAGAGGAGGGTTGGGAAGTGGTCCTTCTCCGCGTCGTACTCGACAACGAACAGCTTCGCGAACCTCTTGGGGGCCACCGGCAGGTCCAGCGTGAGACCGTTCTCTGCGAGCCACCTGTTGAACTTCAGCATCCCCCCAATTACGACCCGCTTGGACGCGACCCTCCTGTGCCATGCCGAATCCAAGTCGAAGGTCAGCCTGGGCGGCTCGCCGTGCCTAACCATGTATACGTAGTTCAGGACGGAGCCGCCGCCGAAGAACAGCCTGTCGCCGAAGTACTCGGAGAGAAGCCTGAGCAACCTCATGATGTGCCAGACCCTCTCAAGCCCCCTGGCCACGGCGTGCGCCTCGCGCCGGCTCAGCCCTCCCTCGGCTCCTGGGAGCCTGCGTGCCACGTCGAGCAGGAGGGCGAATTTAGGCGTGAGCACGCGAAGCCGCGCCCTCAGTTCTTCAAGCTGATCCCCGCTTATACCCGGGCCCGCGGAGCCGTCCACCTTAAACACGCCTCTCCTCCGCTACCCCGTTGGCGAACACCAGGCTTGTGTACTCTCCGAGCCTCTTCTCGAGGATGGCGGGGTCCGCGAGCCTTAAGTAGTCGAACCCGGTTGCTACTTGCTTGCCGGTGGCCGTCCTGAGGAATGCCAGGAAGGTTGAGAGCCTTCGGAGGCCGCGCGGGTTTGTCCTGCGGGCGACCTCGTCCAGGTTCAGCCAACTCAGGTTGTGGTAGATGTACTGCTCGGCGGGGTAGGCTGGGTCGTATGCCAGGAGGTCGGCTAGGCTCTGCTCGGGTAGGCTCATGGACACCTTCAGGTCCCAGTCGTACCTCCAGGCCCTGCCCCTCAGGCTGATGTAGACCGGCAGGTAGCCTTCAGGCGGGTCTACTCTGCCTTGGAGGAGGCTGTCGACGATAACCAGCGTTTTTTCGGGGAAGCCGAGCCACTCGATGCTCGGGGGTTCGGCGATGTAGTAGTAGACCTCGGGCACCGACCTGGCCCAGTACTCGTGCGAACCGCTACCCTCAGCTGTCTCGAGCACGTACTCCGCGAGCGCCCTGGCTTTGCCCGTGTCGCGCAGCGCCCACCTCCCGCGGCCCACCTCCCTCGCGATGCCGTCATCCCTGAGCTCTCTAAGGAACTTGTAGACGAGGCCGGAGTTAAGGCCGAAAACCCTTACGATGCGGGCTACGGGCACGTCAAGGTTCAGCCTCCAGGCTTTCGCAAGCTCTAACAGCACAGCCCACCGTAACTTCGACACACGTAAAGCCACGCGATTCACAATGCCATAGTTTTTTATAAAGATTTATAGGCAGTTACTGCCTACAATTAATGGGACATATGTTGCATTGAGACTGATTTCAGGAGCTGCTGAAGGGTTAAAGTTAATAGCTCTCCGGATTTGTAGAGAGAAAGAGAAGAACCTGGCTACCAGAAGGTGGACGGGTTGCGACTCAAGGCGAAGAAAGGTGATAGTCAGAGGCTGAGGGTTAGGCTGTTCAAGCTGAGAGGTGTGGACAGAATGGAGGGGCTGTCAGAGGAGGTGGATAAGATCAGGGAGGAGTGGGACCGGGAATTCGAGGAGAGAACGTGAACTGGATCCCTACAATGATAAGATAGTAGAAAGAGAGGCGCGAACGTCCAGTGAAAACTCGAGTCGAGTACGAGCGCGATTGCTCGGTTTTAGGAGGTGCTCCTCGGGACCGGAGCCAGCTTAAACCTCAGAAGTGAACGCATTTATAGGCAAAGCTCCACCTGAGTGTGAGAGCAGATGGGCCACGTTTCTGTGAGGGCGAGGATATGCTCGCTGGACAAGTCGAAGTGCGCGGACGTTGAAGCGCTAGTGGACACTGGGGCGACGCTGACCGCGATCCCGAGGAGCCTAGCTGAGACGCTGGGCATCGAAGCCGTCAGGAGGGACGTCGTCGAGACAGGGGCTGGGCTCGTGGAGGTTGAGCGTGGCGCCGCCGTGGTCTCGGTGGAGGGCAGGGAAACGGTCACAGAGGTGTGGGTAAGCGATATCATCGGAAGGGTGCTCATCGGGGTTGCAACGCTGGAGATGCTCGGGCTCCGCGTCGACCCTAGGACGGGGAAGCTTGAGCCTTCGCCCCTGCTGCTCTACTAGCCCATACGGTTGCTTGACTACTCTCAGCGCGTACAGCTCAAAGCACAGCATGTGTGAAGGTTTAAATCCCCCGGCATCCGCTTAAGCGCGACAGTCGAGTGGACAGAGAGATCTGGGACTGCGTTGCGAGGTGGCTCAGGCTGACGGGCCTCGCTAAAGCGCTCTAGAGGCTCAGGCAGCCGAAGCCCCTCAGCAGGGCGTTCGGCACGAGGAACACGAGGTACATAGCTAGCGTTCTCGAGAGGCTGCGCCTCGCGGGCCTTGTCAAAGAGGCTGTGGTCGGCGACGTGAGGTACGTCTACCTGACGGAGAGGGCTTGCGGCCTGCTTGCGCTGCTCGGCTACAGCCTCGAGGAGCGGGCGTGCGGGGAGCAGGCGTTCAGGCTCATCCGGCGCGGAGCCCATGAGTACCCGAAGAGGGGCCTCGGATCAGTGAAGGGGTGAATGTGCTAGGCGCAGCCGGGTACCTCGACGCCTCGTAGTGCCTCTCAAGCACCCGGGCCCGCGGGGCAAGGAAGGCCAGCGAGGGAAAACTTAAAAAGCTGCAATGCTGCGAGAACTTGATGGAAACTGCTGGTCGGCTTCTTCCACTTCCACCTCCAGTGACCCGAGCGCCAGCGCTAGGCCCCAAGCCAGCGCGGCGACGCTCATAAGCAATGCCCCCAGCGCGCAGAAGAAAAGCGCCACGAGGCGGCCGGAAGGGTCATTTGAGGAGCGGTATCCCTCGAAGCCTGCGACGAAGAACGTAAGCCCCACTAACGC from Infirmifilum sp. NZ encodes:
- a CDS encoding retroviral-like aspartic protease family protein — translated: MGHVSVRARICSLDKSKCADVEALVDTGATLTAIPRSLAETLGIEAVRRDVVETGAGLVEVERGAAVVSVEGRETVTEVWVSDIIGRVLIGVATLEMLGLRVDPRTGKLEPSPLLLY